AATTCCGGCACCTGCAACTCCTCGTCGAGGGGAAGAGACGGGAAGTGAACGTGCTGAGGATATTCCCGTGATGCTGCCTGCACAACACCCAGTTTCTGGCCCGACTGGACTGAGGGGGTGGTCGTTCGCTCCGGCCGGACCATTTCGAGCCCGGCGGGCGGACAACTTGGGCACCTGGTTATGTCGTCACTCGACAACGTCCGAGGCGACTCGTGAGGCAGAAATGCAGAGCTGGGGCGGGAGGACTCGAACCTCCAACTTCCCGATTAACAGTCGGGCGGTCTGCCAATTGACCTACACCCCAAACGGCGACGACGTAACGATGACAAAGAAAAACCCACGGCGTGTTTCCGCGGGCGAATATTCGCGAGCTTACGTCGTCTGCGCTCCCATGTCAAGCTTTCTTAACGCCAAACGACAAACGATTTAGCTCGCATCGGTGTACATCTTCACGAGCGGCACCGCTGCAGCATCGAGGTTGCCAGCTGCGTCCGCTCGCCGCCGTTGTCAGTAGCCTAACGTCTGACGTCGTGCGAGCCGTTACCCCTCTAATCCATTTGACGAGCTGCCTCATGCCAACGACCAACTCTCGTTCTCTCCCGTCCGGCATCAGCCGCATCGACCAGGAAACCTCACGTACACACGGATACTTCGTCCGCGTCGGTTATCGCAAGACGACCAAAGGGTGGCGTCCGAAGGCGAGCGCCTTCTTCGGCGACGCCGGCCACGGCGGGAAGTCCTCGGCGCTGCGCGCGGCTGAGAAATGGCTCCGGACGACGAAGCGCGGGATGCCAAAAGCGAAAGCTCGCTGACACTTCATCGCAGCTATCCACGGTTGAACGCGGAAGCGGCCGGAGGCCGCACAGAAACGCAAGGATGAGTCGCGTTAGGATTTCTTTGCGAGCTAATCTTCAACGCTGTGTTCTATCCGGTCACTTCCGCGCAATTCACTGGCACCGTTCGGCTATCGGCACACTTGTCGTGCCTCGCAACGTAAACGGCGCCGATCGAGTGTCACCGGAATTAGTCCCTACAAATAACCGGAACGTCCCCGGCTCGGCGACGCGTCGCATCGCGAGATCGGTGAACGCCAGATCGCCGACGCCGAGGGTCCAGGTGATGGTCGTCTTCTGCCCCGGCGCGAGCGTCACCCGACGAAAGCGCTTCAGCTCCATCACCGGACGCGTCACGCTGCCGACGTCATCGCGCACGTAGAGCTGCACGACCTCGTCGCCGGCGCGTTGGCCCGTATTCGTGACATCCACGTCGACTCGCAGCGAGTCATTCGCACCGATCGATGACGCGCTCAGCCGCGGCCCCGCATAACTAAACGAGGTGTAACTCAGGCCATACCCGAACGGGTACAGCGGCGTCCACGGAATGTCCCAGTACTTCGACGTGTACTTCTCGTTCGTCGGCGGACGACCCGTGTTCTTGTGATCGTAGTAGATCGGCACTTGCCCAACCACGCGCGGCACGGTCACGGGCATCTTGCCGCCAGGATTCGCGTCGCCAAACAGCACATCGGCGACAGCGTTGCCGTGCTCGATGCCAAGGAACCACGTCTCGAGAATCGCCGGCGCCGTCGCGTTCAGCCGTTCGATCGAAAGCGGCCGTCCGTTCATGAGCACGACGACGACGGGCTTCCCCGTCGCGACGATTGCATCCGCAAGCTGCTGCTGCGCGCCCGGTAGCTCGAGCGTCGAACGACTCTCCGCTTCTGCGCTCATTTCGCCGGTCTCGCCGACGACGAGAACCACCGCCTCCGCCGCGCGCGCGACACGCACCGCTTCGGCGATCCCGTTGGTGTCCGCGCTCGTCGGGCTCGCACCGGCCGCATACGTCACTGTCGTCTGCGGCGACACGGCATGACGAATTCCGTCGAGTACGGGCACTGCATCTTCGTGCCGGCCGAGCGCTGTCCAGTTGCCGAGCACGGCGCTCGAGTCGATGGCGAGCGCACCGATCACCGCGACCGACGCAATGGTCTTCTGCAACGGCAAGGTCCCGCGGTCGTTCTTGAGCAGCACGATCGATCGGCGCGCCGACTCGCGCGCCGCGGCGCGGTTTGCGGCGGTGAGCACGTCGGTGCGCTCGCGCGCGGCGTTCTCTCGAAGATATGGATCCTTGAAGAGACCCAGCCGGTACTTGAGGCGCAGCATCCGCCTAACAGCCTCGTCGAGCTCGGCGATATTCAGGCGCTTGGCAGCGGCGGAGCGCGGTAGGACACGCGTATAGATCTCGCTCACCATGTCGACGTCGACGCCGGCGTGCAGCGCCAGCTCGCCCGCCTGCGCGCTGTCGGCGGCAACTCCGTGGTTCATCAGCTCCCAGATACCCGTCCAGTCGCTGACGACGAGTCCGTCGTACTTCCACTCGTTGCGAAGAATGTCCGTCAACAGGTGGTGGTTCGCGTGCGACGGGACACCGGCAATCTCGTTGAAGGAGGCCATGAACGTCGCGGCGTCCGCACAGGCGGCGGCGTGGAACGGCTGGAGATACACATCGCGCAGCGTCCGCTCCGACACTTCGGCGACATTGTAATCACGCCCGCCCTCGGGCGCTCCATACGCGGCGAAGTGCTTCGCGGTTGCCGCAATCGCGTCGCGGGCGCCGAGATTAGTACCCTGGAAACCACGGACCCGAGCAACCGCGAATGCGGATCCCAGATACGGATCTTCGCCTGAGCCTTCGACGATGCGCCCCCAGCGAGGATCGCGCGCGATGTCGACCATGGGCGCGAACGTCCAGTCGATGCCAGTGGCAGAGGCTTCGATCGCCGCGATGCGCGCGGCGCGCTCCGCGCCGGCGGGATCCCAACTTGCAGCCTCACCCAACGGTACCGGGAAGATCGTACGCAGCCCGTGAATCACGTCCAACGCGAAAACCAACGGAATATGCAGGCGCGACTCCTCGACGGCGATCTTCTGCAGCGCGCGCGCGGTGTCCGCGCCGACGATATTGAGAAACGAGCCAATGCCGCCGTGCCGCAGCTGTTCCATGCGCTGCGCCCGCTCGCCGCCGCCAGGGCCGGTTGGATTCCCTGCCCCGGACACCTGATTGAGCTGGCCGAGCTTCTCGGCCACGGTCATGCGAGCGAGAACGGAGTCGACGAAACGCGTCTCGACGGCACGTACCGTTAGGCGCGGTGCCTGTGCGCCGACGGAGCCCGCGCTCACCAGCGCGAGCCCGAGCAACAGCCGGGTTCGTGTCATCACGAGGTGGGTTGGTCGGTGTCGGGCTTGAGCGGTACGAGGCGCACCGCCGTTCCATAGCACAGCACTTCCGAGACGCCCTGCATGATCTCCGTTGCGTCGTAACGCAGCGCGATGAGCCCGTTCGCGCCGAGCGCCTTCGCGTGGTTCACCGCGAGCTCGAACGCCGCGGCCCGTGTCTGCTCACAGAGGTCGGTGAGCAAAGTGATATCGCCGCCGATCAACTGCTGGAGCTTGGCGCCCACCCTCCCGAAAACCGAACGTGAACGCACGGTGATGCCGCGAACGACGCCGAACCGCTCGAGGATTCGGTAGTCGGGGAGCATGTTCTCGGTCGTCGTGAGGAAGGCGGGTGGTGGTCGCATTTTCCGTTGATGCCTCCAGAAGCCGACTAGTCAACCTACGGTTCACCTCATTGTTTCGTGCCGCTCGAGGTGGCTTGACCTGCGGCACCGTGATCCCACACGAACCGATGGAGGAAGTCCCCCATCTTGTCGAAGATGTCCACCCAGCGCGCATGAATCAGCGACTCGTGCGTGTCGTCGGGGATGACCGTGAGCTCGTAGTACACGTTGTGCGCGCGCAGGAGCTGCACGAGTCCCACCATCTGCGCGAAGTCGACGTTGCGGTCGTCGTCGCCCTGAACGAGGAATACCGGCGACTTCCAGTTGTCGATCGCCGAGATCGCGGACGATTTGTACGAGAGGTTGGTCGTGTCCAGCGAATTCCCGTACAAATGCACGCCGGCAAGGTCGGCCCCGGCAACGAACAGATCTGAATTCCGCGCGAGTGCCTGTGAAGTCAGCAGTCCGCCGTACGAGAGCCCCCAGATGCCGATGCGCGTCGGATCGACGTCGGGGCGCGACTGGAGATACTTGCCCGCGGCGAGGACGTCCTGGTACTCCGAGTTACCACGCGCCATCGTGTTCGCCGCGTTGCGGAAAGAGCGCCCGTAGCCCACGCCGCTCCGGTAGTTGACCGAGAGCACGACGTAGCCCTGGTTCGCGAGCCACTGGTTGTACGCGTACGCCCAGTGGTAGAACTGCATGTAATGATAGCCCGGGAGCATCTGCCTAACGGGTCCGCCGTGGACGAAGATCATCGCCGGGCGGCGCTCGCCGGGCTTCAGGTCCCTGGGCAGGAAGAGCTGGTCATGAATCTCTAAACTGTCGGGCGACCGGACGATGACGATCTGCGGCGTGACATGGGCAGTTTTAGGAAAATCCGCAGGCAAAGTCGGATAAACAACGCGTGTCACACCGCCACTCGCCGAGACAAGGCCGACCGACGCCGGCTGCGCGGCGCCGAAGTAGAGCACGGCGATCTGCTTGCCCGACGCGAGCGGCTGCGGGGAGGTCTCGATGCCGTCGTCGGTCGAAACTTGTTTGGGAGTCCCTCCTGACGTCGGGACACTCCAGATGTGGCGCTTCTCGATGTCGTTGGCGTTCGTGCAGTAATACAGCGTCTTGCCGTCGCGCGAGAGCGCCGCCGAGGTTGCGTCTTCGATCAAACCATTCGTCGTCGTCAACATGACGGGCGCGGAACCGGGGCTCGTCGTGCTGATCGCATAGTAGCGCTCCCACTCGTCGTCGGGCGCCGAAAGCGGGAAAAGGACGTTGTCACCTGCCCAGATCACCGCGCGCATCCCGACGAACTTCTCGTCGTTAGGTGCGTTGTGCCACAGCTCGTGCGCCGAGCACTCGATGCCGCCGGCTTCGGTTGGGCCGGACGCCGCCGGACACTTGGTCACGTCCGCGACCATGACCGACAGGTTGTAGCCGCCCTTGAAGTTCGCGCGGTATAGACCAGGAAAACGACGATCGCGCGTCGTGTCCTCGCGCTGCTGCTCGCCACGGCCGAAGCCACCGCCTCGACCGAACGCCACCGCGAGACAGCTGCCACCGCCACGGCCGCCGCGACCGGATGCAGGCCCCGGCGGGTTGCCGATGCTGCCGGTGCCGGGCTGGGCCTGCATGCCAAAGGGCACGCCTGGGCGGCGAATGAAGGCGATGCGCTTCGAGTCCGCCGACCACGCCGGCGCGCCATCGCAATCCACGCTCGGCGCCACGAAGTCCACGCGCCGCGTGCGCGTGTCGAAGACGCCGATGAAGGAGTGAGTCTCGCGATCGCTGATGAAGGCCACTTTGGAACCATCAGGCGACCAGCGCGGATTGCTCTGACGTCCCCACTCTCTAATGAATGGGACAATGCTGTCCGACGGGGGCGCTGAAGCGTTAGGCGTGATGCGCGCGCGGTGGATTTGTCCGTCTCGGACGTAAAGGACCGCGCGTCCGTCCGGCGAGAGCGTCGCCGCCTCGGCCGCCGCGACGCGCCAGGGCGCACCCGCACCGGACGTCCGCACCGCCCACACGGCCCGCTCGGCGCCCCTCGGATCGTGCGTCGGGTTCGCGACCCAGCCCTGGCGATTCTCGTTCGTGCCGCGGATGAAGATGGCGGTGGAGCCGTCATCGGAGAGCTCGACCTCGGAGACGTCGACACCGTCGTCCTGCATGAAGCTCGTTAGTCGGACGGCCTTGAAGTCCGGCGCGGCAGCGGTGTAGACGTTGCGCATCCCGCGCTCGTACGCGACCCAGGCGACGCGATCCACCTCTTTGGCGCGCGCGAGCTCGAGGGGCGAGGACGGGCTGAGGAATTGCGCGACGGTCGCCTTCGTTTGGGCGGCGAGGGGCGCGGTGAGGAGGGAAATACACGTCGCCAGTACGGCTGACGCGGAGCGACTGAGGTGACGCATGCGGATCTCCGATTGGTTTCGGCGCAACTCTAACGTGGCTTACGCGTTACAGCTTCGCAACGTTCGGAGTGGAGGGCAGAGGGTAGAGGGTAGAGGGTAGAGGGTAGAGGGTAGAGGGTAGAGGGTAGAGGGTAGAGGGTAGGGGGTAGAGGGTTGAGAGTAGAGAGTAGAGAGTGGAGAGTAGAGGGCAGAGTGTGGCCGCCCACTCTCTACTCTGCCCTCCACTCTCTGCCCTCTACGCTCTGCCGCGCTCGACGAGCGTCTCCTTGTGAATCGTTGCGGCGTGAGCGTGAGGCGAAGCTGCTGCTGCTTCGCGGTCTCGCCTCTCGTCTCCCGATCGTTGGCGTTCTGCTCGACGGCGTGCGTGGTGAAGCTCGCGATGATGTCGAGGCGTTTGCGCGCCGCCGTGAAGTCAAGGGCGCTCATGAGCTTCGTGGCGTTCTCCTTGATGAAGCTTGGGCGCGTTCGAGCGCGGTGAGAACGGCGTTTTGTCGTGTGCGCATACGTGTATCTCCCGGCGAAGAGCTGCGGTGAATGAGGTGTCAATGGATCGACTCCGTGCACGTCCGTCGCGGTGGCCGAGGGGAATGCAAGTGCGATGTGGCGACGTGAGGACGTCGCTGGCGGTTTGGTTCATCTCAACGGGGGCGGTCGTGCCCTGAGCGGCAGCGTGGTCAACATGGTCGGCGAGGGATGAGAAGTGGTTGGTAGGGAGCGAAGTGTGAAGGGCAGCGAGTCACATGGCTTCTGGGACTGTTGTTATTGCCGCGG
This region of Gemmatimonadaceae bacterium genomic DNA includes:
- the bglX gene encoding beta-glucosidase BglX — its product is MTRTRLLLGLALVSAGSVGAQAPRLTVRAVETRFVDSVLARMTVAEKLGQLNQVSGAGNPTGPGGGERAQRMEQLRHGGIGSFLNIVGADTARALQKIAVEESRLHIPLVFALDVIHGLRTIFPVPLGEAASWDPAGAERAARIAAIEASATGIDWTFAPMVDIARDPRWGRIVEGSGEDPYLGSAFAVARVRGFQGTNLGARDAIAATAKHFAAYGAPEGGRDYNVAEVSERTLRDVYLQPFHAAACADAATFMASFNEIAGVPSHANHHLLTDILRNEWKYDGLVVSDWTGIWELMNHGVAADSAQAGELALHAGVDVDMVSEIYTRVLPRSAAAKRLNIAELDEAVRRMLRLKYRLGLFKDPYLRENAARERTDVLTAANRAAARESARRSIVLLKNDRGTLPLQKTIASVAVIGALAIDSSAVLGNWTALGRHEDAVPVLDGIRHAVSPQTTVTYAAGASPTSADTNGIAEAVRVARAAEAVVLVVGETGEMSAEAESRSTLELPGAQQQLADAIVATGKPVVVVLMNGRPLSIERLNATAPAILETWFLGIEHGNAVADVLFGDANPGGKMPVTVPRVVGQVPIYYDHKNTGRPPTNEKYTSKYWDIPWTPLYPFGYGLSYTSFSYAGPRLSASSIGANDSLRVDVDVTNTGQRAGDEVVQLYVRDDVGSVTRPVMELKRFRRVTLAPGQKTTITWTLGVGDLAFTDLAMRRVAEPGTFRLFVGTNSGDTRSAPFTLRGTTSVPIAERCQ
- a CDS encoding prolyl oligopeptidase family serine peptidase, which produces MRHLSRSASAVLATCISLLTAPLAAQTKATVAQFLSPSSPLELARAKEVDRVAWVAYERGMRNVYTAAAPDFKAVRLTSFMQDDGVDVSEVELSDDGSTAIFIRGTNENRQGWVANPTHDPRGAERAVWAVRTSGAGAPWRVAAAEAATLSPDGRAVLYVRDGQIHRARITPNASAPPSDSIVPFIREWGRQSNPRWSPDGSKVAFISDRETHSFIGVFDTRTRRVDFVAPSVDCDGAPAWSADSKRIAFIRRPGVPFGMQAQPGTGSIGNPPGPASGRGGRGGGSCLAVAFGRGGGFGRGEQQREDTTRDRRFPGLYRANFKGGYNLSVMVADVTKCPAASGPTEAGGIECSAHELWHNAPNDEKFVGMRAVIWAGDNVLFPLSAPDDEWERYYAISTTSPGSAPVMLTTTNGLIEDATSAALSRDGKTLYYCTNANDIEKRHIWSVPTSGGTPKQVSTDDGIETSPQPLASGKQIAVLYFGAAQPASVGLVSASGGVTRVVYPTLPADFPKTAHVTPQIVIVRSPDSLEIHDQLFLPRDLKPGERRPAMIFVHGGPVRQMLPGYHYMQFYHWAYAYNQWLANQGYVVLSVNYRSGVGYGRSFRNAANTMARGNSEYQDVLAAGKYLQSRPDVDPTRIGIWGLSYGGLLTSQALARNSDLFVAGADLAGVHLYGNSLDTTNLSYKSSAISAIDNWKSPVFLVQGDDDRNVDFAQMVGLVQLLRAHNVYYELTVIPDDTHESLIHARWVDIFDKMGDFLHRFVWDHGAAGQATSSGTKQ
- a CDS encoding YbjQ family protein yields the protein MRPPPAFLTTTENMLPDYRILERFGVVRGITVRSRSVFGRVGAKLQQLIGGDITLLTDLCEQTRAAAFELAVNHAKALGANGLIALRYDATEIMQGVSEVLCYGTAVRLVPLKPDTDQPTS